ATATAGTAATAGAGATTGGCTAGATTTTGATGAAAATAAATTAAAAGAAAAAATAAGAGTTTTATTTGGCAATGACATTGAAATGGAAGATATTGATGAACTTTCAGATGAAATATTACAAGTTATAAATATAAAAGAAGAAAAAATTATACAAAGAATAATTCAAAATAGGTTAAGGAATGAATTTAATGGACAGATAAATAATCTTTATTCTTCTTCAATAGGAGAGTTGATACTGGAAATAAAAAAGAAAAAGTTTGAAGTGAAAATTTTTAATGAAAAAGTAGAAAAAACTAATATAGATGGATTTTTAAATACAGAAGCTCTTTATATAGATACTCCTGATGTAGTTGACAGTGTAGGAAATATATATTTTGGAAATAGATCTGTTAATCATAAAGAGCAACTGGAAGTTAAAATATCAGATATTACTCCTAAGGAAGAAGATATAATAACAGAAGTAGATAATGAAGAAAAATTGAAAAAAATATATTCTGAATTAGATAAAATTATTGGAGGAAAATTTATAAAAAAAGATTTCAGAAAAATTTCATATATAGAAGAAAATAGTAAAATAGAATTAAATATAAGAAATCTTTCGACAGGAATTAAGACTTTTGTAATTTTAAAAATATTATTGGATAATGGTTCTTTAAAGAAAAATGGGACAATAATACTTGATGAACCTGAAATCCATTTGCATCCTGAATGGCAAATAAAATTTGCAGAATTAATTGTATTATTACAAAAAGAGTTTGGGATGCACATTCTATTAACAACACATAGTCCTTATTTTTTAGAAGCTATAGAAGTTTATTCAAAAAAATATGAAATTGTTGAAAAGTGTAAGTATTATTTATCGGAAAATAAAAATAATTTTTCTTCTATAAAAGATGTAACAAATGATTTAGAAAAAATTTATAAAAAGTTAGCAGCACCTTTTCAGAAATTAGAGGATATTGAATATGAGTAAAGAGAGGAAAACCTTAAAAGATAAATTTAAAAGTAAAAATATTTTTAAAACTAATTTGAAAAGTTTAGGAAGTCTTTCGGAAGATGACAAAATTCCAATGATTTTTTCGGAAATTAAGGCATTAGATTATGATAACATAAAAAAACTATATTCGAAATATACTCAAATACATAGTTTAAAATCAAATGATGCATTATACGATAAAAGTAATATATATGAATTTACAGAAGAAGGTGAGTATTTCTTTATTGAATTTAAAAATGGTGTGTTAGTATTAGAAATTGATAAAGAGAAATGTAATAGTGAAAAAAACAAAAAAATTTTTGAAATTAAAGAAAAAATATATGATAGTGTAACAATACTGTTAGAAATTATTGAAAAAGATTTTAAATTTTTAAGGAAAAATTTTTCATATATTTTGGTATATAATGAAGAAAAAAATAACTCAAAAGAGAAAATTAAATCAAATGTATCTAAAAAAGCAGGAACAAATGTAATAAAATTTGGATTGAATAAATTTAAAGGATATTTTTTTAAAAACCTCTATACATATACAGTAAAAGAATTTGAAAATGAATTTTTAAAAGACTGGGAAATAAATATAACTAAAAATTAATAGAAAAGAAAGGAGAATTAATTATGAATTTTCTTTTTGAAATAGGATTGGAAGAATTGCCGGCACAATATGTGGATAAGGCGGAGAAAGATCTGAAAAAAATAATAGAAAATGAGTTAAAGGCTGAAAGAATCAAGTTTTCAGGGATTGAGTCGTTTAGTACACCTAGAAGAGTTACTGCGATTATAAAGGATTTAGCTGAAAAACAAGATGATTTGGATAAAAAGAGTGTAGGGCCTTCGGTTGAGATTGCCTATAAGGATGGGCAGCTTACGAAAGCTGGAGAAGGGTTTGTGAAGTCGCAAGGTGCTACGATTGATGATATAAAGATTGTTGAAAATGAAAAAGGAAAATATATTTCGATTGAAAAATTTATTGCAGGAAAAAATACTAAGGAGATTTTACCTGAAATATTGAAAAATGCGATAAAGAAAATAGAGTTTGAAAAGTCAATGAAATGGGCGGACAGAACATTTAGGTTTGTAAGGCCGATTAAATGGTTTGTAACTTTGTTTGATAATGGAGAAATTTTACCTTTTGAGTTTGAAGGGCTAAAAGGTGGGAATAAGACTCGTGGAATGAGATATTTTGCTTCTCAGGATATTGAGATTAATAATCCGCTTGACTATGAAAAAATATTGCTTGAAAATTTTGTTATTGTAAATGGTGAAAAAAGAAGAGAAGAAATTTTGAAAAGCATAAGGGAAAATGGTGAAAAGGATGGAGATACTGCTATAATCAATAAATATTTATTGGATGAAGTGGTTAATGTGGTAGAGTATCCTTATGCAATAAAAGGTGAATTTAGCAAGGATTATTTGCAACTTCCTGAAGATATTATCACAATTACATTGGAAACTCATCAAAGATATTTTCCAGTAAAAGATAAAGACGGTAAATTATCTAATAAATTTATTGTTATAAGAAATGCGCCTGAATATTCGGAAACTGTGAAAAAAGGGAATGAAAAGGTTGTAGAGCCAAGACTTGCTGATGCAAAATTCTTCTTTGATGAAGATTTGAAAAATAAATTTACAGATAATGTGGAAAAACTGAAGGAAGTTACTTTCCAGAAGGATATGGGAACAATTTTTGAAAAAGTCAAAAGAAGTGAGAAAATTGCTGAATATCTGATTTCAGAATTGAATTTAAATGATAAGAAGGAAAGTATTATAAGAACTGTAGATTTAGCAAAAGCAGATCTTGTTTCAAATGTAATTGGAGAAAAGGAATTTACAAAATTACAAGGGTTTATGGGTTCAGTTTATGCTGAAAAGCAAGGCGAAGAGAAAGATGTAGCACTTGGAATTTTTGAACATTACTTGCCACGTTATCAAGGAGATGAATTGCCTACAACTGTGGAAGGTGCTATTGCTGGAATAGCTGACAAAATAGATACAGTAATTGGATGTTTTGCAGTTGGACTAAAACCAACAAGTTCTAAGGATCCTTACGCATTAAGACGTGCTACACAGGGAATTATTCAAGTTGTGCTAAATTCAAAATTATCTTTTGACTATAAAAAATTAATCGAAAAGGCTTATGAAATATTTTCAAATGATAAAAAAGTGCTGGAAAAAGATGTTGTAAAAGATGTGACAGAGTTCTTTAAACAAAGAATAATTAACGTGCTTTCAGAAAAATATAAAAAAGATCTTATAAATTATGAGATAAATCTTGAAAGTAATATTGTGGAACTTGATAAAAAATTATCTGAACTGCTGAAATTATCACAAACTGAAAATTTTGAAATTTTGATAAATCTTTTAAAACGTGTAAAAAATATTGTGAAAGATGAAAAAACTGAAAATTTAAGTATTGATGCTGCATTGTTTGAATCAGAAGAAGAAAAGGCATTGTATAATTTTGCTAGTCAATTGGAAAGCATTGAAAATACAGATTTTTCCAATTATATTGAAACATTGCTGAATAATGCGGCTACAATTAATCAGTTTTTTGATAATGTAATTATTAATGTAGATGATGAAAAATTAAAAAATAACAGAATTGCATTGTTGAAAAAATTGGAACTTTCGATTGATAAAATGATAAATATATAAAAGTAGCTTAAAATTAAGAAAATCTTAGTTAAACTCAGAGGATGTCGATTATTTTCAATTTATTTTTTAGTAATCTTAGATGTGAAAAAATTGAAAACAACTAAAAAAAATAAAATTATTAAATGACTGATAAGTCAAGGAAATTAGGCGTTTTTTACAAGGGAAAGTGCTTGGTATAAAGGTTAAAGCAAAGTATAGTTTGATTTTTTTATTGACTTTTTATTAAAAAAATGGTATTATATGTTTGTAAAACGAAAAAGTTTTAGCTAAAGAATGTTTTTATATAAAAGCTAAAGTATTGATTTTTCACCTAAAATATTGTATAATTTAATAAGAGGATTAGGAGAAAACAGTACTAATTTTAAAAGTTAGAGAAAACAAAATGAAATTCAGGAGGAATTGAAATGAAAAAATTAGTTATTTTAGGAACAGCTTTATTAGCTTTAAATGCTGTAGCATCTGAAGTCCAAATTAAAGGTGGATACGATTTCTACAGAAAATACAAAAATGGAAGTAACGATCTTGGTAATGATTTCGCACTTAAAAAAGGTCCAACACTTGGTTTGGAATATATTGTTGACAACCAAGGTGAATTTGAATGGGGGTTAGGAGCAGAATACAAATTATCAGCTAACTCTGGAAAATTAAAAGTTAAAGATACAAATACAAAAGTTGGTAGAAGTGCACCAGTTTATGCTTTAGGTAAATTTAACTTAATCACTACTAACAGTGGAAATGATGCTTTATACGTATTAGGAAGAGCAGGGTACAACTTTGCTAAAGAATCTAAACAATTCAATGGAGATTTAAAAGGTGGATTGTACGTAGCAGCAGGATTAGGAACTGAATTTGGGCCAGTTTCATTAGAAGCTATTTACGAAAGATCAAATGTTAAATACAAAACAGGAAATCTTAGAGAAAGAGATCATATTGATTCAGCAGGAGTTAGAGTAGGATATAGATTTGGACAATTGAAAAATGACAGATCACCTAAAATCATAACTCAAACTGTGCAAGTACCTGTACCAACTCCAGTACCTGCACCAGCTCCAGAACCAGCTCCAATTGTAAAACCAAATACTGCTACATTACCATTTAGCTGTTCAGTTGAAGAAAAGAAATGTGTAATTAGAGGATTTAAAGTTGACGGTAGAGTACCTAATGAAAATGAAGCTGCTGACTTGAGAACTATCGCAGGTGTAATTAACCAATTTGCTGATGGTGGATCAATTGATTTCGTTGGACATACAGATTCAACTGGATCAAATGCTTATAACCAAAAATTATCAGTAGCAAGAGCGCAAAACGTTGCTAGATTATTGAAAGACTATGGATTGAAAAACTCTATTTCTTATGGAGCAATCACTGGACAAG
This genomic stretch from Leptotrichia trevisanii DSM 22070 harbors:
- a CDS encoding AAA family ATPase → MKLTINNIGKLKNAEVEINGITVIAGENNTGKSTVGKSLWALFNGLYKINEQIFLEKLDNIEDVLEKFYRTETNDFTTFRNYMDKVRDFRRKIYSNRDWLDFDENKLKEKIRVLFGNDIEMEDIDELSDEILQVINIKEEKIIQRIIQNRLRNEFNGQINNLYSSSIGELILEIKKKKFEVKIFNEKVEKTNIDGFLNTEALYIDTPDVVDSVGNIYFGNRSVNHKEQLEVKISDITPKEEDIITEVDNEEKLKKIYSELDKIIGGKFIKKDFRKISYIEENSKIELNIRNLSTGIKTFVILKILLDNGSLKKNGTIILDEPEIHLHPEWQIKFAELIVLLQKEFGMHILLTTHSPYFLEAIEVYSKKYEIVEKCKYYLSENKNNFSSIKDVTNDLEKIYKKLAAPFQKLEDIEYE
- the glyS gene encoding glycine--tRNA ligase subunit beta, with protein sequence MNFLFEIGLEELPAQYVDKAEKDLKKIIENELKAERIKFSGIESFSTPRRVTAIIKDLAEKQDDLDKKSVGPSVEIAYKDGQLTKAGEGFVKSQGATIDDIKIVENEKGKYISIEKFIAGKNTKEILPEILKNAIKKIEFEKSMKWADRTFRFVRPIKWFVTLFDNGEILPFEFEGLKGGNKTRGMRYFASQDIEINNPLDYEKILLENFVIVNGEKRREEILKSIRENGEKDGDTAIINKYLLDEVVNVVEYPYAIKGEFSKDYLQLPEDIITITLETHQRYFPVKDKDGKLSNKFIVIRNAPEYSETVKKGNEKVVEPRLADAKFFFDEDLKNKFTDNVEKLKEVTFQKDMGTIFEKVKRSEKIAEYLISELNLNDKKESIIRTVDLAKADLVSNVIGEKEFTKLQGFMGSVYAEKQGEEKDVALGIFEHYLPRYQGDELPTTVEGAIAGIADKIDTVIGCFAVGLKPTSSKDPYALRRATQGIIQVVLNSKLSFDYKKLIEKAYEIFSNDKKVLEKDVVKDVTEFFKQRIINVLSEKYKKDLINYEINLESNIVELDKKLSELLKLSQTENFEILINLLKRVKNIVKDEKTENLSIDAALFESEEEKALYNFASQLESIENTDFSNYIETLLNNAATINQFFDNVIINVDDEKLKNNRIALLKKLELSIDKMINI
- a CDS encoding OmpA family protein, whose translation is MKKLVILGTALLALNAVASEVQIKGGYDFYRKYKNGSNDLGNDFALKKGPTLGLEYIVDNQGEFEWGLGAEYKLSANSGKLKVKDTNTKVGRSAPVYALGKFNLITTNSGNDALYVLGRAGYNFAKESKQFNGDLKGGLYVAAGLGTEFGPVSLEAIYERSNVKYKTGNLRERDHIDSAGVRVGYRFGQLKNDRSPKIITQTVQVPVPTPVPAPAPEPAPIVKPNTATLPFSCSVEEKKCVIRGFKVDGRVPNENEAADLRTIAGVINQFADGGSIDFVGHTDSTGSNAYNQKLSVARAQNVARLLKDYGLKNSISYGAITGQGENNPADTNDTVQGRYNNRRVELFFQNVDFSNVRFINQ